The following coding sequences lie in one Aspergillus puulaauensis MK2 DNA, chromosome 3, nearly complete sequence genomic window:
- a CDS encoding uncharacterized protein (COG:E;~EggNog:ENOG410PKIG;~InterPro:IPR036526,IPR003010;~PFAM:PF00795;~go_process: GO:0006807 - nitrogen compound metabolic process [Evidence IEA]) has product MPRCIKVAAAQVGAVHRTSSRLETLQRMIQLLDEAIAQNVQLVVYPETTFTTFFPRHLIRSPEDLDVFFESGEDITANSSVKPLFQRAKSGKVDLYVGYAERCADGRGYNSSIYYSGSLDRILSKYRKVHLPGTVEPFADPHAINQLEKRYFSPGNLGFKAFRIPCLVPDKVTRGGKTAFQGDEDEEDTLGKGDPIAGMLICNDRRWPEAWRVYGLQGVELVLCGYNTPAYAPDLYGQKERNGGTSTSTMTREEMEADAYHHHRLVMEANSYMNSCFSISASRAGLDDGTYALIGGSSIVSPRGRTIAQAKGTGDELVVAQIDLDDCKGGKETMFNFGAHRRVDTYGLIASQTGVVEPPLIDTTTR; this is encoded by the exons ATGCCACGCTGTATAAAAGTCGCTGCTGCACAGGTTGGCGCTGTGCACCGCACATCATCGCGACTAGAGACGCTGCAGCGTAtgatccagctcctcgacgaagccatcGCCCAAAACGTCCAACTGGTCGTCTACCCCGAAACCACATTCACCACCTTCTTCCCTCGCCACCTCATCCGCTCGCCCGAGGATCTAGATGTTTTCTTCGAGAGTGGTGAAGACATCACCGCCAACAGCTCGGTCAAACCACTCTTCCAACGAGCCAAATCCGGCAAGGTCGATCTGTACGTGGGGTACGCTGAACGCTGCGCTGATGGCAGAGGGTATAACTCCAGTATCTATTACTCTGGCTCATTGGATCGAATCCTCAGCAAGTATCGCAAAGTCCACCTTCCAGGAACGGTCGAGCCGTTCGCCGACCCGCACGCCATCAACCAGCTCGAAAAGCGGTATTTCAGCCCCGGGAACCTGGGTTTCAAGGCCTTTCGTATCCCGTGCCTTGTCCCTGACAAAGTGACGCGTGGTGGAAAGACAGCCTTCCagggggatgaagatgaagaagatacaCTCGGCAAGGGCGACCCCATTGCCGGCATGCTCATCTGCAACGACCGTCGCTGGCCCGAGGCCTGGCGGGTTTACGGTCTCCAGGGCGTGGAGCTCGTCCTGTGTGGATACAACACCCCTGCGTACGCACCGGATTTGTATgggcaaaaagaaagaaacggCGggacttcgacttcgacgatgaccagggaggagatggaggcagatgcttaccaccaccacagacTCGTCATGGAAGCAAATAGCTACATGAACTCATGTTTTTCCATCTCGGCCTCCCGTGCGGGCCTGGACGACGGCACGTACGCGCTTATTGGAGGCAGCAGCATTGTGTCGCCGCGAGGGCGTACAATCGCGCAGGCGAAAGGAACTGGCGACGAGCTAGTAGTGGCCCAGATTGACCTGGATGATTGCAAAGGGGGAAAGGAGACG ATGTTCAACTTTGGCGCCCATCGTCGCGTCGACACATACGGCCTGATCGCTTCACAGACGGGCGTCGTGGAGCCTCCACTGATTGACACGACAACAAGGTGA
- a CDS encoding uncharacterized protein (COG:S;~EggNog:ENOG410PR85;~InterPro:IPR001138,IPR007219,IPR036864;~PFAM:PF04082;~go_function: GO:0000981 - DNA-binding transcription factor activity, RNA polymerase II-specific [Evidence IEA];~go_function: GO:0003677 - DNA binding [Evidence IEA];~go_function: GO:0008270 - zinc ion binding [Evidence IEA];~go_process: GO:0006351 - transcription, DNA-templated [Evidence IEA];~go_process: GO:0006355 - regulation of transcription, DNA-templated [Evidence IEA]) has translation MQSADADFFDFYRFFDLDHNISLPALDASSPLHPPSQPAEVPRQRPRNPRSCDFCRHRKTACIIRSAPPCTTCRSRGKECVFTARPRKRRQTEVSDPESDPQLHVPSLSQADQPRVSQSSASPQLGIVPNLDNHRLISESPPQDAVSRNRTQPPRDCPRRDAEHQGPDESLDQHPTATVFLLGDTGEADPYLLRHPSLAAHAGNIAFRQIHRGGSTAAEGEQALDTNRPIVFMVGEHSLYDQYEPRLEATVLDKVRQDLDQISDDVGVRLVLLYFKHIYPYFPVLSRSQMVSPAGELAIPVSSLPLALRAALYASAVPFMIYDDYLSTMLDVDPLSTQTLYRMAWTVITHEIHTPHLSTLQACLLLLQRDNVDQFVQWSPFQLSLVAWTVSLAQSLGLSTDCSTWRGIPPWEKRLRRRLWWATYVLDKWTLLTSGIASHIKDEDFDVLALTATDFGSDAEAEISSGQDPRYGDAGSQSALGHFSHLVWLTTILSDIHASFFTIRASKATAYDFAGASSLAEPLRSRLQSWKDSFDRFYTTPQTNSEFRTQIDGNISLSLAYSTVKMLLYRAIMRALENSDGTAGVGDTSRQAVRLEAKECCEEIVDVLEQAPPGSWNAFWHKFARSYFAIASAFMMRLLISSVSLDEINTLNRLVHRWRWALRIGGGKTGSQLMSLGLLRLDRTLLHSGIRVP, from the exons ATGCAGTCCGCCGACGCggacttcttcgatttctACCGCTTCTTTGATCTGGACCATAACATCTCGCTTCCTGCCCTCGATGCCTCCAGCCCCCTTCACCCACCCAGCCAGCCCGCAGAAGTCCCTAGACAGAGACCGCGAAACCCGCGCTCGTGTGATTTCTGTCGTCACCGGAAAACGGCCTGCATCATTCGGTCAGCGCCTCCCTGTACAACATGCAGATCGAGGGGAAAGGAGTGCGTCTTCACCGCGCGTCCTCGGAAGAGAAGACAGACCGAGGTGAGCGACCCGGAATCGGATCCCCAACTACACGTTC CGTCACTGTCGCAGGCTGATCAACCCCGGGTTTCGCAATCGAGTGCCTCTCCCCAACTGGGCATCGTACCTAACCTCGACAATCACCGGTTGATATCAGAGTCCCCGCCCCAAGATGCTGTCTCTCGAAACCGCACCCAGCCGCCCAGGGACTGCCCGAGGAGAGACGCTGAGCACCAGGGTCCCGATGAATCACTCGATCAACACCCGACTGCGACGGTCTTTCTCCTCGGAGACACAGGCGAGGCCGATCCATATCTTCTGCGGCACCCCTCGCTGGCTGCGCACGCGGGGAACATTGCATTCCGTCAAATCCACCGGGGCGGAAGCACCGCAGCTGAGGGCGAACAGGCCCTCGATACAAATCGTCCAATTGTCTTCATGGTAGGCGAACACAGCCTGTACGATCAGTACGAACCTCGGCTCGAGGCCACCGTGCTTGATAAAGTGCGCCAGGACCTTGATCAAATAAGCGATGATGTCGGGGTGCGTTTGGTCCTGCTGTACTTCAAGCACATATACCCATACTTCCCAGTGCTGTCTCGCTCTCAGATGGTTTCACCAGCTGGCGAACTTGCAATACCTGTGTCGTCTTTACCGCTCGCTCTACGGGCAGCCCTGTACGCCTCTGCGGTGCCCTTTATGATTTACGATGATTATCTGTCCACAATGCTGGATGTGGATCCGCTGTCAACACAAACCCTGTACCGCATGGCATGGACGGTCATCACGCATGAAATACATACGCCGCATCTGTCGACGCTGCAGGCATGCTTGCTCCTCCTGCAAAGGGACAATGTGGATCAGTTTGTCCAATGGTCCCCATTCCAGCTAAGCCTGGTAGCGTGGACAGTGTCACTCGCCCAATCACTCGGTTTGTCCACCGACTGCTCAACCTGGAGGGGCATCCCGCCGTGGGAGAAAAGGCTCAGGCGCCGCTTGTGGTGGGCCACATATGTGTTGGATAAATGGACACTTTTGACGTCCGGAATAGCCAGCCATATCAAGGACGAAGACTTTGACGTACTCGCATTGACAGCCACCGATTTCGGCTCGGACGCAGAAGCAGAAATCTCTAGCGGGCAGGACCCTAGATACGGTGATGCTGGGTCCCAGTCCGCCCTGGGCCATTTCTCACACCTCGTCTGGCTCACAACAATCCTCTCGGATATACACGCTTCGTTCTTCACCATCAGGGCCTCGAAGGCTACGGCGTACGACTTTGCGGGTGCATCGAGCTTAGCGGAACCGTTGCGATCCCGATTACAATCTTGGAAGGATTCATTTGACCGCTTCTATACGACTCCGCAAACGAACTCGGAATTCCGAACCCAGATCGATGGAAATATCTCTCTCAGTCTGGCCTACTCTACCGTGAAGATGCTTCTATACAGGGCTATAATGCGGGCTCTGGAGAATTCGGACGGCACTGCAGGGGTGGGAGATACCAGCCGCCAGGCGGTTCGACTTGAGGCCAAAGAATGCTgcgaggagattgtggaCGTCTTGGAGCAGGCGCCCCCTGGGAGTTGGAATGCGTTTTGGCATAAAT TCGCACGAAGCTACTTCGCCATTGCATCGGCTTTCATGATGAGACTGCTCATCTCCTCGGTATCACTAGACGAGATCAACACCCTCAACCGTCTTGTCCACCGCTGGAGGTGGGCCTTGCGGATTGGCGGAGGGAAGACCGGCAGTCAGTTGATGAGCTTAGGGCTGCTCAGGCTTGACCGTACGCTTCTGCATAGCGGGATTCGTGTTCCTTAA
- a CDS encoding SDR family NAD(P)-dependent oxidoreductase (COG:Q;~EggNog:ENOG410PK2T;~InterPro:IPR036291,IPR002347;~PFAM:PF08659,PF00106,PF13561;~go_process: GO:0055114 - oxidation-reduction process [Evidence IEA]), protein MTLFPGVALITGAASGIGRATAVAFATEGCTRIAICDRATAGLAQTRALITEKQREASKDKVEVEVITGNVASEESVAKMVQTVVQRWGRIDYAVNSAGIQGPPKRSTEFEVAEFDSINSVNYRGLWLCSRAQLTQMLTQEPLHTHDGRPGNRGAIVHVASQLGIVSRSHAAAYCASKAAVISLTRSDAIDYSKDNIRINCVCPGLVQTPMVQGPDQQKLFTPAVAIAPMNRMGKPEEIADACLFLCGSKATFVQGASLVVDGGYTIN, encoded by the exons ATGACGCTTTTTCCTGGCGTAGCCCTAATTACAGGTGCCGCATCTG GAATCGGCCGTGCAACCGCAGTGGCCTTCGCAACGGAGGGATGCACCAGAATCGCAATTTGTGACCGGGCCACCGCCGGGCTTGCCCAGACGCGAGCCCTTATCACGGAGAAACAAAGGGAGGCAAGTAAAGATAAAGTAGAGGTAGAAGTCATCACGGGCAACGTGGCCAGTGAAGAGTCAGTCGCTAAGATGGTCCAAACTGTCGTGCAACGCTGGGGGCGAATCGACTACGCTGTTAATTCTGCTG GAATCCAAGGACCTCCAAAACGCTCGACCGAGTTTGAAGTAGCGGAGTTTGACTCCATCAACAGCGTCAACTACCGTGGGCTCTGGCTGTGCAGCAGGGCGCAACTGACCCAGATGCTGACCCAGGAGCCTCTCCATACCCACGATGGACGACCAGGAAATAGAGGAGCCATTGTCCACGTTGCCAGCCAGCTCGGCATAGTATCGAGGTCCCACGCCG CGGCCTATTGTGCCAGCAAAGCGGCGGTCATTTCGCTCACCCGGAGCGATGCTATTGAC TACTCGAAAGATAACATTCGGATAAATTGTGTTTGCCCAGGGCTCGTGCA GACACCAATGGTTCAGGGGCCTGACCAGCAGAAGCTCTTCACGCCTGCAGTTGCGATCGCGCCGATGAATAGGATGGGGAAGCCTGAAGAAATCGCCGACGCCTGCCTTTTCTTATGCGGTAGCAAGGCAACATTTGTGCAAGGTGCTTCCTTG GTGGTGGATGGTGGTTATACAATCAATTGA
- a CDS encoding uncharacterized protein (COG:E;~EggNog:ENOG410PJYQ;~InterPro:IPR013057;~PFAM:PF01490;~TransMembrane:11 (i48-68o74-97i128-146o152-172i184-204o235-255i267-289o309-328i349-369o375-400i412-433o)), producing the protein MTTQTTDKAVQSHATHDSEAVPQKPEANDDQEVFRDTQDGVAFRTVGWFRASVMFLKVMIAVGVLSLPTTMDQLGAVGGALGILGFGLFNTYCFIIFGDFRARHPGCHSVADMAGVVGGWLTKEVTGILFIVAFLLSTSAGIVGLSTGFNALSRHAVCTVWWNLLAAVIIGLSASLRKLHQVGWITYVGFVSIYAAVLIVVIGVTQQPRPAAAPQTGEFDLGFHAIAYPSFAEGMVAASTIFYSSAGTSAFLPVISEMRRPKDYKKALYLCMTIVTTSYLAFTTVIYRWCGKWLANPSLGSAGQTIKMVAYGVALPGLIASGTIFCHVSAKYIFVRLLRDSGHLQRNTVVHWFTWLVAVASVTVLAFIFAEVIPIFNYILSLTGGVCFAPLAMILPGWLWLHDHRDYCRGSWWRIVLYALHWGMIGVGLLFLVGSTYGVVLQINTAYHNGTIGSVFSCADNSNSS; encoded by the exons atGACCACCCAAACGACCGACAAGGCAGTCCAGTCTCATGCGACCCACGACAGTGAAGCGGTGCCCCAAAAGCCAGAGGCCAACGACGACCAAGAGGTCTTCCGAGATACGCAAGACGGCGTTGCATTCCGCACCGTCGGATGGTTCAGAGCAAGTGTCATGTTCCTGAAGGTCATGATCGCAGTGGGTGTCCTGTCACTGCCAACAACGATGGACCAGCTTGGAGCAGTTGGCGGGGCTCTGGGTATACTCGGCTTTGGCCTGTTCAACACCTACTGCTTCATTATCTTTGGTGACTTCCGCGCCAGACATCCCGGCTGTCACTCCGTCGCAGATATGGCGGGCGTAGTGGGAGGATGGCTAACCAAGGAGGTCACTGGGATCCTGTTTATCGTGGCGTTTCTACTCAGCACGTCTGCCGGGATTGTCGGGCTATCGACCGGCTTCAACGCGCTGTCTCGCCATGCCGTGTGCACGGTATGGTGGAATCTACTTGCAGCCGTGATCATCGGCCTTTCAGCGTCCCTCCGAAAGCTTCACCAGGTGGGATGGATTACCTACGTTGGGTTCGTGTCAATCTATGCGGCTGTTCTCATCGTGGTTATCGGAGTCACCCAACAGCCACGACCGGCAGCGGCGCCTCAGACAGGCGAGTTTGATTTAGGATTCCATGCCATAGCTTATCCGTCATTTGCGGAGGGAATGGTGGCAGCGAGCACGATATTCTATTCGTCGGCTGGGACCAGTGCGTTTCTGCCGGTCATCAGTGAAATGCGTCGGCCCAAGGACTATAAAAAGGCCCTCTATCTGTGCATGACAATTGTGACTACATCCTATCTGGCCTTTACTACGGTAATCTATCGATGGTGTGGAAAGTGGCTCGCAAACCCATCGCTCGGG AGTGCAGGACAAACAATCAAGATGGTAGCGTACGGAGTCGCCCTCCCCGGCCTCATCGCGAGTGGAACGATCTTTTGCCATGTCTCCGCCAAATACATCTTCGTGCGCCTCTTGCGAGACTCCGGCCATCTGCAGAGAAACACCGTTGTCCACTGGTTCACCTGgctcgtggccgtggcctcGGTCACAGTCCTCGCGTTCATCTTTGCAGAAGTCATTCCCATCTTCAACTATATCCTTTCGCTCACTGGCGGCGTCTGCTTTGCGCCACTGGCCATGATCCTCCCCGGGTGGCTCTGGCTTCATGACCACCGCGATTATTGTCGAGGCAGCTGGTGGCGCATCGTCCTCTATGCACTTCACTGGGGTATGATTGGGGTTGGCCTTCTATTTCTCGTGGGTTCGACATATGGTGTGGTTCTTCAGATCAACACCGCGTACCATAATGGAACGATTG GGTCCGTGTTCTCGTGTGCCGACAACTCAAACTCCTCCTAA
- a CDS encoding uncharacterized protein (COG:G;~EggNog:ENOG410PJ1R;~InterPro:IPR002509,IPR011330;~PFAM:PF01522;~go_function: GO:0003824 - catalytic activity [Evidence IEA];~go_function: GO:0016810 - hydrolase activity, acting on carbon-nitrogen (but not peptide) bonds [Evidence IEA];~go_process: GO:0005975 - carbohydrate metabolic process [Evidence IEA]) encodes MFSSIRAAERTETPHLFTIEQCIEENIPLSAGYRDFEGYKGKYPDPKWPGNSKLCVNIVLNFEEGGEYSVLNGDLRSETDLQEMMGRPIRLGARDIQMETQYEYGTRAGVWRIARLLEAKNINATVYAVGQAVLKAPDAAKYLARCGHEIASHGYRWIDYHPVPLAVEKGHIEKCIAAIKTVSGKAPRGWYVGRPSLSSKGLVCHVFREQGLELLYQCDSYSDEMPYWTAHPIEAGKGLLTIPYTYDVNDNKFCTNPGFVNPKDWLDYCKAAFDVMYQEGCDGEPKMMTIGLHSRIIGKPARFKAFRELLEYIQGHEGVWFATREEIARHWQATHPFDKSKLNRIAHFI; translated from the exons ATGTTCTCGTCCATCCGCGCCGCAGAGCGAACAGAAACGCCGCATTTGTTCACCATCGAACAATGCATCGAGGAAAACATTCCTCTTTCGGCCGGGTACCGTGATTTCGAAGGCTACAAAGGCAAATACCCGGATCCCAAGTGGCCGGGGAATTCAAAGCTTTGCGTCAACATTGTCCTCAATTTTGAGGAAGGGGGAGAGTACAG CGTCCTGAATGGCGATCTTCGTAGCGAAACGGATCTACAAGag ATGATGGGCCGCCCAATCAGGCTGGGAGCGCGCGACATCCAGATGGAAACGCAGTACGAATACGGGACCCGCGCTGGGGTATGGAGGATCGCGCGTCTTCTCGAAGCGAAGAATATCAACGCCACAGTGTACGCGGTTGGTCAGGCGGTCCTGAAGGCTCCCGACGCAGCCAAGTACCTCGCCCGGTGCGGACACGAGATAGCATCGCATGGATACCGGTGGATCGACTATCACCCCGTTCCGCTGGCAGTGGAGAAGGGGCATATTGAGAAGTGCATCGCGGCCATCAAGACGGTATCGGGCAAGGCACCGCGTGGGTGGTACGTCGGTAGGCCATCTCTCTCCAGCAAGGGCTTGGTGTGCCATGTTTTCAGAGAGCAGGGGCTGGAATTGCTTTACCAATGTGACTCGTACTCCGACGAAATGCCCTACTGGACGGCGCATCCTATAGAGGCCGGGAAGGGGCTGCTGACTATTCCTTACACGTACGACGTCAATGACAACAAGTTCTGCACGAATCCCGGGTTCGTGAATCCGAAG GACTGGCTTGATTACTGCAAAGCCGCATTCGACGTGATGTATCAGGAGGGGTGTGACGGCGAGCCCAAGATGATGACAATCGGTCTACACAGTCGGATAATTGGAAAGCCTGCTCGCTTTAAGGCTTTCCGTGAGCTCCTCGAGTATATCCAGGGGCACGAGGGGGTCTGGTTTGCAACGCGCGAGGAGATCGCGAGGCATTGGCAGGCGACGCACCCGTTTGACAAGTCCAAATTGAATCGAATAGCACACTTTATCTAG
- a CDS encoding uncharacterized protein (COG:S;~EggNog:ENOG410PIPY;~InterPro:IPR021822;~PFAM:PF11885;~TransMembrane:1 (i9-27o)), translating to MFTLVRRPWLRWLGYLTCAITVTSYLLDCLEENVLSATWTSDRPRILRPGQFQQGIGVAPVVDDVEYKGPVEADEMGMAHDLRNNQFYRGGTLTLTNSESVSASHPVPYIYDPYPAYNSRKWQKEFRGKFQPCLGPRGHPLDRRSAADMVQVYRGQQDGFPAPSFGSYEALGLDRDVCTDRYSRFGTYGYDEDSVDEVSGFTRPAPVMWWEVDWNRLQSLCLERNGNRYESIDTVSASSQSPLVLGLPQAPKKPGETEPGGTSNVKQFYPRSAVLIRAWNGLDWTPNHREYLRALIMELSLHSGGEYEVYLLVHVKDDEMPIFSNTETINRLRNHIPKEFRNMALFFNKKLLEAWYPKIKEHSFKLQHHQPLQIFSQLYPHFDYYWQLELDSRLTGHSYHFLDRAVSFAREQPRKYLWERNAYFYTPGAHGNWSQFTQMVHESLSGRSDSTIWGPVSGTGIRPLGPISPVPHPDDDNYSWGVGEEADFITFLPIFNPEDTHWTFPHKIWNFKYGDNTPRRAAVITMGRYSKRLLDLIHDSQANEGLGLASEMTGASWALFHGLKAVYVPHPIYADGHWTPQELARIYNPGPPENINGGPDSIWNFDHIFDHITYRLSYMFTTHTAEDLYRRWLGYGTRLYKLYKRGEMSSEDRFGRHCFPSMFLHTIKNTAQEMGPDRPVP from the exons ATGTTTACTCTGGTTCGGAGGCCCTGGCTGCGCTGGTTGGGTTACCTTACCTGCGCGATCACGGTTACATCGTATCTATTAGACTGTCTAGAGGAAAATGTGCTTAGCGCGACTTGGACCTCTGATCGCCCACGGATCCTTCGACCGGGCCAGTTCCAACAGGGTATTGGTGTTGCTCCTGTGGTGGACGACGTAGAATATAAAGGCCCGGTTGAGGCAGATGAGATGGGCATGGCCCATGACCTAAG AAACAATCAATTCTATCGTGGGGGGACCTTAACCCTAACCAATAGCGAATCGGTCAGCGCCTCACACCCAGTCCCATATATCTACGACCCGTACCCAGCGTATAACAGTCGAAAGTGGCAAAAGGAATTCCGTGGAAAGTTTCAACCGTGCCTAGGACCCAGAGGACATCCTCTCGATCGCAGGTCTGCAGCAGATATGGTCCAGGTTTACAGGGGCCAGCAGGACGGGTTCCCAGCACCGTCATTTGGATCGTACGAAGCATTAGGCTTGGACAGAGATGTTTGCACTGACCGTTACTCCCGGTTTGGGACATATGGGTATGACGAGGATAGTGTAGACGAGGTGTCTGGCTTCACACGCCCTGCGCCAGTGATGTGGTGGGAGGTTGATTGGAACAGGCTCCAATCTCTCTGTCTGGAAAGAAATGGCAACAGGTACGAATCAATTGACACCGTGAGCGCTTCATCCCAGAGTCCACTTGTCCTCGGTCTCCCTCAGGCTCCCAAAAAGCCTGGAGAGACAGAGCCTGGGGGTACCTCGAACGTGAAGCAGTTCTATCCTCGGTCAGCAGTGCTGATTCGGGCATGGAACGGGCTGGATTGGACGCCAAACCATCGGGAGTATCTCCGGGCCTTGATAATGGAGCTTTCTTTGCATTCTGGGGGCGAGTATGAAGTTTATCTTCTAGTTCATGTCAAAGACGACGAGATGCCAATTTTCTCTAATACCGAGACCATCAATCGGCTCAGGAATCACATTCCCAAGGAGTTTCGGAATATGGCGCTTTTCTTCAACAAAAAACTACTGGAAGCTTGGTATCCTAAGATCAAGGAACACAG TTTTAAGCTGCAACATCACCAGCCCCTGCAAATATTTTCACAGCTCTATCCCCACTTCGACTACTATTGGCAGCTCGAACTGGATAGCCGTTTGACAGGACATAGCTACCACTTCCTGGACCGCGCGGTCTCCTTCGCGAGAGAACAACCTCGCAAATATCTCTGGGAACGAAACGCCTACTTCTACACACCAGGGGCGCACGGCAATTGGAGCCAATTCACCCAAATGGTACATGAAAGTCTATCAGGCAGGTCAGACAGCACCATCTGGGGCCCAGTATCGGGCACAGGGATCAGGCCTCTCGGGCCCATCTCCCCAGTCCCCCACCCTGACGACGACAACTACAGCTGGGgcgtcggcgaagaagcagactTCATCACCTTCCTGCCCATCTTCAACCCAGAGGACACACACTGGACATTTCCCCACAAAATCTGGAACTTCAAATACGGCGACAACACCCCACGCCGCGCAGCAGTGATTACAATGGGCCGGTACTCCAAGCGTCTACTCGACCTGATCCACGACTCACAGGCAAATGAGGGCCTGGGCCTTGCGTCAGAGATGACGGGGGCCTCGTGGGCACTGTTCCATGGTCTCAAGGCTGTGTATGTCCCCCATCCCATTTACGCGGATGGCCACTGGACGCCGCAGGAACTGGCACGTATTTATAACCCTGGTCCGCCGGAGAACATCAATGGTGGACCTGATAGTATTTGGAACTTCGACCATATATTTGACCACATCACCTACCGGCTCTCGTACATGTTTACTACGCATACCGCGGAGGACTTGTACAGGCGGTGGTTGGGTTACGGGACGCGGCTGTATAAGCTGTATAAGCGTGGTGAAATG TCGTCCGAGGATCGCTTTGGTCGCCATTGCTTTCCGTCTATGTTTCTCCATACCATCAAGAACACAGCCCAGGAGATGGGACCGGACAGACCAGTTCCGTGA